From a region of the Ostrinia nubilalis chromosome 18, ilOstNubi1.1, whole genome shotgun sequence genome:
- the LOC135080636 gene encoding uncharacterized protein C14orf119 isoform X2: MSTSGLTSEAQLRYILQWFEEFSELQRDDFLPVLAAARGNQADQLAATLAAMTCQDKPVSLFQCRIKLFNEWYPTWAEEEQDRLIKGVSEVDPEFGEKLQDYLTNGPPVNGEFNFLIGENLAHEEENKKENEQWNNEDSVAPAEEEGQGISQDNIPVEIAAAS; this comes from the exons ATGTCAACCTCAGGTCTGACTTCAGAAGCGCAGTTGCGTTACATTCTGCAGTGGTTCGAAGAGTTCAGTGAGCTGCAGCGTGACGACTTCTTGCCTGTCCTCGCAGCTGCTCGTGGAAACCAGGCGGATCAGCTGGCTGCTACGTTGGCTGCTATGACATGCCAGGACAAGCCTGTCAGCTTGTTTCAATGCCGT ATTAAGTTGTTTAATGAGTGGTATCCCACCTGGGCCGAAGAAGAACAGGACCGATTAATCAAAGGTGTATCGGAAGTGGATCCTGAGTTTGGTGAGAAACTGCAGGACTATCTTACTAATGGACCACCTGTAAACGGagaatttaactttttaatcGGAGAAAATTTGGCACACGAGGAGGAAAATAAAAAGGAAAATGAGCAATGGAATAATGAGGATTCGGTAGCGCCTGCAGAGGAGGAAGGCCAGGGGATATCCCAAGACAACATTCCAGTAGAAATTGCTGCCGCATCTTAA
- the LOC135080636 gene encoding uncharacterized protein C14orf119 isoform X1, with amino-acid sequence MIGLVESAVCLSVAVESESRPPLLRMSTSGLTSEAQLRYILQWFEEFSELQRDDFLPVLAAARGNQADQLAATLAAMTCQDKPVSLFQCRIKLFNEWYPTWAEEEQDRLIKGVSEVDPEFGEKLQDYLTNGPPVNGEFNFLIGENLAHEEENKKENEQWNNEDSVAPAEEEGQGISQDNIPVEIAAAS; translated from the exons ATGATTGGATTGGTTGAATCTGCTGTGTGTCTCTCTGTTGCTGTTGAAA GTGAATCAAGACCACCACTCCTAAGAATGTCAACCTCAGGTCTGACTTCAGAAGCGCAGTTGCGTTACATTCTGCAGTGGTTCGAAGAGTTCAGTGAGCTGCAGCGTGACGACTTCTTGCCTGTCCTCGCAGCTGCTCGTGGAAACCAGGCGGATCAGCTGGCTGCTACGTTGGCTGCTATGACATGCCAGGACAAGCCTGTCAGCTTGTTTCAATGCCGT ATTAAGTTGTTTAATGAGTGGTATCCCACCTGGGCCGAAGAAGAACAGGACCGATTAATCAAAGGTGTATCGGAAGTGGATCCTGAGTTTGGTGAGAAACTGCAGGACTATCTTACTAATGGACCACCTGTAAACGGagaatttaactttttaatcGGAGAAAATTTGGCACACGAGGAGGAAAATAAAAAGGAAAATGAGCAATGGAATAATGAGGATTCGGTAGCGCCTGCAGAGGAGGAAGGCCAGGGGATATCCCAAGACAACATTCCAGTAGAAATTGCTGCCGCATCTTAA
- the LOC135080807 gene encoding transmembrane protease serine 9-like, whose product MARASLTAGFLVALLLPVNTLFSGDSCYEDEQGGSCIPLTQCKPLMSEIQNAGHPMPLHIRRKLHEIGCGFELDEPLVCCPSHSNIDNDITPGFDIGNWGNINPKPTSAVVPTPSQPHTRDTDNKKPSTGTENRSGQPPNVQGHRNLHLLPENCGIVDSDRIFGGNTTRLFEIPWMVLLSYSSPRGTKLSCGGTLISERYVLTAAHCVSNLGERLKLNGVILGEHDVRKDPDCERVGEKLYCAPSVRNVSVEAVITHQYNPETLVNDLALLRLSEPADFSLESMKAVCLPITPELQNQYLDDQPGTVAGWGATEDGLQSPVLLSVELPIVSNAACTKVYKDNPRISERQLCAGGVQDKDSCGGDSGGPLMYPGNVLNRGERYVQRGIVSFGSKRCGIGGFPGVYTRVAHYMDWILDNIHELTESQNYLPEKCNGGAGCIELKECTSLYDQLRNQGNTPTLARLLRSLHCGFNGDQPMICCPPGLGPQALDVDTAERAGITRVKPINLLPGLDQCGAQNDDRIVGGTRAEIDEHPWMTLLRYDKPKGWGFYCGGVLISARYVLTAAHCVKGEDLPTNWKLSQVRLGEWNTSSAVDCIGDDCSGPPQDIPVEEIIAHEKYDPADSNQHNDIALLRLEHNAQFNDFVRPICLPTMSDLRQNTLEGYDMEVAGWGKTETRSESEVKLKVSVPVVSNSECDNVFSRVNRRIVSQQMCAGGMAGQDSCRGDSGGALMGKVNKYNNWFAFGVVSYGPSPCGTPGWPGVYTRVTAYVDWILSKIKP is encoded by the exons ATGGCTAGGGCTTCGTTGACTGCTGGATTCCTGGTGGCGCTACTGTTGCCAGTAAACACCT tattttcaGGAGATAGCTGTTATGAAGACGAGCAGGGAGGATCATGTATCCCACTCACTCAATGCAAACCACTTATGTCAGAAATACAAAACGCTGGACACCCGATGCCTCTCCATATAAGGAGAAAACTTCATGAAATCGGCTGTGGATTTGAATTAGATGAGCCATTG GTCTGCTGCCCATCGCATTCAAACATTGACAATGATATTACTCCGGGATTTGACATAGGAAATTGGGGTAATATCAACCCCAAGCCTACAAGTGCTGTCGTTCCTACGCCTTCACAGCCTCACACCCGGGACACGGACAACAAGAAACCGTCAACCGGGACGGAGAACAGAAGTGGTCAGCCCCCAAACGTCCAGGGTCATCGGAACCTGCACCTCCTCCCTGAGAACTGTGGTATCGTGGACAGTGACAGGATATTTGGTGGCAACACCACTCGCCTGTTCGAGATACCTTGGATGGTACTCCTGTCTTACAGCTCAC CAAGAGGAACGAAGCTGAGTTGCGGAGGCACGCTGATCTCTGAGCGGTACGTGCTGACTGCCGCGCACTGCGTCTCGAATCTGGGGGAGCGACTCAAGCTGAATGGAGTCATCCTGGGGGAGCACGACGTGCGAAAAGATCCCGACTGTGAACGAGTAGGGGAAAAGCTGTACTGCGCGCCGAGCGTCAGG AATGTATCAGTGGAAGCAGTAATTACGCACCAATACAATCCAGAGACGCTGGTCAACGACCTTGCTCTCCTGAGGCTGTCAGAACCCGCAGATTTTTCTTTAG AAAGTATGAAGGCAGTGTGTCTTCCCATAACGCCTGAACTTCAAAACCAGTACTTGGACGATCAGCCAGGGACGGTTGCGGGCTGGGGCGCCACGGAGGACGGTCTGCAGTCGCCGGTGCTTCTCagtgtagaactacccattgtCTCGAATGCAGCTTGCACTAAAGTGTACAAAGA CAATCCACGCATTTCCGAGCGACAACTGTGCGCCGGCGGCGTGCAGGACAAAGACTCGTGTGGTGGTGACTCCGGGGGTCCCTTGATGTACCCTGGTAATGTCTTGAACAGGGGCGAGCGCTACGTGCAGCGAGGCATCGTCTCCTTCGGCTCGAAGCGCTGCGGCATCGGCGGGTTCCCTGGCGTGTACACGCGAGTCGCCCACTATATGGACTGGATATTAGACAATATCCACGAG CTCACTGAATCCCAAAATTACCTTCCAGAAAAATGCAACGGCGGTGCAGGATGCATAGAGCTCAAAGAATGCACGAGCCTATACGATCAGCTTCGTAACCAGGGCAACACGCCCACCCTGGCGCGGCTCCTGCGCAGTCTGCATTGCGGGTTCAACGGAGACCAGCCCATG ATTTGCTGTCCTCCAGGGTTAGGCCCGCAAGCTTTAGACGTGGACACAGCCGAGAGAGCCGGGATCACCAGGGTGAAACCCATCAACTTACTCCCCGGACTCGATCAGTGTGGCGCACAGAATGACGACAGAATCGTGGGAGGGACCAGGGCGGAGATTGATGAACATCCCTGGATGACCTTGCTGCGGTATGACAAAC CCAAAGGATGGGGATTCTACTGCGGGGGAGTATTGATTTCTGCGAGGTACGTGCTCACCGCCGCCCATTGCGTCAAAGGAGAGGATCTTCCTACTAATTGGAAACT ATCCCAGGTCCGCCTCGGTGAGTGGAACACCTCGAGTGCAGTGGACTGCATCGGGGACGATTGCAGCGGGCCTCCACAGGACATACCCGTCGAGGAAATTATCGCTCATGAGAAATACGACCCAGCAGACTCAAACCAACACAACGACATCGCTTTGTTGAGGCTGGAGCACAATGCGCAGTTTAATG ACTTCGTACGGCCTATCTGCTTGCCGACGATGAGTGACCTGAGACAGAATACACTGGAGGGCTACGATATGGAAGTCGCCGGGTGGGGTAAAACAGAAACAC GCTCGGAATCAGAGGTGAAACTCAAAGTATCGGTGCCAGTGGTGAGCAACAGCGAGTGCGACAACGTATTCAGTAGGGTGAACCGCCGCATAGTGTCGCAGCAGATGTGCGCTGGTGGCATGGCAGGGCAAGACTCCTGCAGGGGAGACTCGGGAGGAGCGCTCATGGGCAAAGTGAACAAATACAACAACTGGTTTGCTTTCGGCGTCGTCTCGTACGGGCCTTCGCCGTGCGGGACCCCGGGCTGGCCGGGTGTATACACCCGCGTCACGGCCTACGTTGACTGGATACTGTCTAAGATCAAACCCTAG